In Chrysemys picta bellii isolate R12L10 chromosome 4, ASM1138683v2, whole genome shotgun sequence, the sequence GGGTTTTCAGACATCTACTAAAATTAAGCCTGCTAATAATGCCCATACTATAACAATGTATGCTCCGGTCTCATGAGAGTGGAAGTTGGATGTCCCGGATTTTGGGGAGGTGGGCGGGGGATAGGAAGGAAATGTCACCTCCTCCCTGGGCACATCTTGCTAGATGCAATTTTGGGAGAGGCTGTTTGTTTTCATCTGGAAACAGCACACTGGACTTGATGGCCCAGTAGCATGACACATTACAGCAGGGACTAGACACTATGCACAATTCTCTGGGCTGGACTATGAAGGAGGTCAAACGATGGGGAGAAGGGGCCTTTCTGGCCTTCAGATTGATGGATCTATATCTCACACTGTGTCATGGGTGGTGGGACAGTAGCACTGCATTACACAGCAGGCACCTGGAGTTGTCTCCCCAGGAACCCAGTCCAATCAGTCCAGAATCTGGTGTGATATTTATTTAGtttgatcctcagctggtgtcagccaggaatcactgggtgaccCTCTCTGGCCCGTGCCCTGCAGGAGATCAgaatggtcctgtctggccttaGTCTCTaggggtatgtccacactacccgTCAGCTCGGctggtagtgatcgatctatcggggatcgatatatcgcgtctcgtctagacgcgatatatcgatccccgaacgtgctcccatcgactccagaactccaccagggcgagtggcagtagtggagtcgacgggggagccgcggccgtcgatcccgcgccgtgaggatgggaggtaaattgaaataagatacatcgacttcagctacgctattcccgtagctgaagttgcgtatcttacatcaacccctccccctagtgtagaccaggcctaggccTCTAATTGCCAATAGATGCCCTAGACAGTCCCCATGCCATGCTGGAGTCTGGCATTGCCATGAGGGTGACCCCCTGCTCTAGTAGCCGGGGTGACGGCTTTCACTCATTCACCACCTGGGCTCCTGGGGGTTGATTTGAATTACGCTGTGTCCCTTGACTCAGATTCTAGACCAGAGGAAGAAGTGGTGGCTTGCTAGAAACAGCGCCGGCGAGAGGGGCTATATCCCGAATAACATCGTGGGGCCAGTGGATCAGGAGCCTGTGGAGAACAGCATGAACCAAGTAGGTCCCCCCGTTCCACTCCAAGCTGCAGCAACCCACTGACCTGGCTGGGCCTTCCCGTGCTGGGGCGCTGTCCCCACATCCTGGGGTTGGGATTATGGGAACTAGCTTGCTAGCGGTTCAGCGCATGCTGGCTGTAGAATAGGGGTTTCCTGATCTCATTCCCTGCACTGTGCTAAAGGCTCCCGATCTCCCATCCAGCAGACACCAGCTCTGAGAGCTTGTCACCTGCAGGCAGTGGCTTGCggggtggctgggagggggaagtgtTCGCTTGTCTGTTGGGGGGACGTGATTAGCTCTCATTTGCTGTGAGACTcctcagtcccctcctctctttTGGATCTAGGTGCCAAGCAGCTCCCCTGGTCTCCAGCAGCACTCCACGCCGGTGGAGGTGACGGCCTGGCTGCGGGACATGGGCTTCTCCAAGATGTAGGTCGTCTCAGTCGCTAACCCTGGaaaccagcctctctctctctctgagaaagGCCCCTCCCTGCCATCACCCCACTGGTCTCCCTGAGTCACATCAGGCCCAATCCTGAAGCCCTGGGGGCTGATCCTGTGcccgctgacttcagtggcacagaATTGGCCAAGCCACCGTTGGGCAGTTTGGGGTTAGGCCCAGAGCTGTGTGGGACCGTGGTGTCAAGGACACTTTgatacctgggggggagggaagaacaaCCCCCCCTTCCAACCCCAGGGAAGAAAGCAGGATCCTTATGCCCTAGAAGGGGCAGGTGGCCACTCCCAGGCACGAAACTGACTAGTGCCTCTTGCCCCAGTTAGTGCTTCCCTAAGTACTGGTACCAGCTCTCCCCATCTTGGATAGTACATTCCAgcaaatgccccctccccccaccccctaccaTCCATCTGCACCTCCCCTGGCACAGATCTGCCTGTGTCCAGCTCCGGCTGCTGCTAGAACAGAGACCGCGCCCGCCAGGCCAGTCTCCCCTGCTGATGATCCGACCGGGGAGCTTGGCCATTTCCTCAGTCCATTGTTTTTCTTTGCAGTCCCGCCCTTTACCAGGTGGGTTACTCCTTGCCCTGTGCACCTAGCTACCCCTCCCTCACCATCTGTCTGTCTCCCTGCAGCACGGTGAAGTGCCTTGGCGTGCTCAATGGCAACCAGCTGCTGGGGATGAGCCAGGAGGAGATGAAAATGGTCTGCCCAGAAGAGGGGAGACGTGTCTTCTTCAAGCTCTCTGCTGTTAAATCGTCCCTGGGGGTGAGTCTGCTACAGGCTTAGTAGATACACATAGCCAGCATCCTAGGGCCCTGCCTGGGCCATCACTGAACAGACTCTGCAGGGGTCTCTACAGCACTGGGAGAGGGGACTTCCCAAATATAGAGGGGGCTGGTGTCTAGGTGCAGCAGAGAGATGAGCATGGGGGGGCCTGGCTGAGATATTCATATCTGACTTATGGGAAGGGCCCAGTCTTCAAAGGTTGGGGGCTTTGGGATTCCTTTTGAGACCCTtcagcccagatccacaaaggtacttattGCCTGAGGACCAGTGTTAGGCACCCCTGCACTACAAAACCCTGCCTGGCAGCTACTGAACCCCATAGGCACCTAAGCTCACTCCAAGCCTAAATGTTTTCTGTAAAAGTTCCCTAAGCCTTtacgtttctgcctctgagcacacACACGGCCTCTCTCTCTAAGCTCTGGCCTAGCTCCTGTCTGCACCCCGGTGCCATCTGCAAACCCAGGGAAGGCAGGTGGAGGAGCACTAGCATAGGgggctgtgaggataaatccacTAAGAGTGGGGTGCTTAGATCCTCTGCTGCTAGGGGCCAGAGAAGGACCAGAGCTCGTTGCCTGAAAGCTGCTAAAGATCAATAGCATAGAACTGAACCAACATGTTCAAAcaaaatttgtcaaaaaaaaaaaagggggggggggtttcaaaCCCCTGAATAAGTTTCCATTTAGAAAATTTATTTGGATAAAATAGGAAAAAACAGAGCAGCTTTTTCAGTTGATTGGATTCCCCCCCATTTCATTGGTAAAATGCaattggtggtgggaggggcaaAGGAAGTGTCCAAAAATGTGCAGGGGAGAAGGGCACATCTATGAAGGGTTTCCTCTGAAAACTGGAGAGTGGCACTAACCAACCTTTGCTTCCCACTGTGCTAGCCGTGCTGGGTACAGTCACCCTGCGAGGAGTGCTAGCCTGGCCCCTAGGCCCAGCCCTAGGACCAAGGTCTGGAACCTCAGCACTCTGCACTTCTCTTCCTTGTTGCAGATTGGCCCTCACGATTAGCTGTCTCCTTTCTGCACCATCTCCGGTCTGGCAGAAGCATCCGAGGGACAGCAGGTCTCCTAGCATCAGCCCTACTGCACTTCTAGGATTCTTCTCAGtctcttcccctgcctcttgTTCCCAGTGCAGACATCCCCTATAGCCATGTGTCACCCAACTGTCATGGACTGTTTTTGgtcagtttgtacagcacctagcacaaggggggtcctggtccgtgacagGCTGTTCGGTTCTCCTGCACTACAAATAATGCTAATTTATTCTTAAAGATACGTATGCTCCAGCTAAACAAGGACTTCAGCATTCTGATCAAAGGCAGATAAGTTTAGCTCCCCAACAGGCTTTGTCCAACTCTCCCAGTTGTACAGCACCAGTTCTGGTGTTACATGTATTGTTAAACTCAAAGATACACCCCCTACAATGCTTGGCTTTCTTTCCCTACTATTTATGCCTTTGCAGAGCTGGGTAAGTCTTATTGCATCTAAAAGAAAATCTTTCTGCTTAAGATCAAGCCTCCAGGACCAAGATCTCCCAAAATGGTTGTATAGTTTTCCACAGGTTTTTCTAGCCAGGAGAATTTAAGACTACATACCATTAAACAAACTTCACCTGATAAAGTGACTGAATCAAGAACTTTCTTTAGCCCTTATTTGTAGAGGCAACTGCTCTTTCCTAGCCCCTTTTAGGAGCTGACTTTGGAAGAGTATTAGGAATAGGGGacagcctcttccccccctcctccagagGGGCTAGGAGCTCTTCCCCTGTTACCAGGGATGGGAAAATGGTTTTAATGAAGTAGAGATTAAGATGAAGAAAGGTGTGTGTCAAGTTGTTTGGCACCCACCAAGCTGAACATTTCAGTTTGCGGGAAATTCCCAACCTAGTGGCAGACACTGAGCTAGGCCACTAAAGAACTGGGTTATGAACTGCACAGGACCAGAAGTCCTCCTAGCACTCAAGCCTTGGGTAGCTTACACACTACCTTGCAGGTGAAGCACTGTGTATTGGATGAGTGTCACCTCCCTCCCCATTGGCTGTGTGTATGGTAGCCAGAAGACCCAGTCAGTGACTGGTGGACAGCAGCATCTTTAAAAAGGGCATTTGTCTGTGCAGCCTTAATCCATGCAGCTACTTAGAGCCTTGGTGCAAAACAAGGCCATGCCCGTTGCACTAACACTGGTTGCTTGTTAAGCCAGCTGCATGATTCTAGAGAATTAGGCTGAAGCCATGTAAACAGGCCACGTGATGGTTCCTAGACAGGgtagagaaatttaaaaaaaacaattggtttaaaatcagctttttttgataaaatgctttttggggggggggggaaaaaaccactcaagatagttttaattaagatacattatagctcaaatatctcatcatggaatagggattataaattctaattctttagtatgagacaatatattcatgtaatgtttaagaaaagttttgtaaatgaattccaatagttcatggattagggacccagttttatggggttccaggggcttctgtatagaaagattaacctaaatgaTTTATCtatgctcagtctagaagataccatcagagatgttaAGTTTTGCACTTCTCAAACTGAGAATGTGTGtttccagaggtaacatgcttttaacagcaaaaatgtttttaaataaatagagaggtgagaaataacagacctcaaccctattgtcccacTGCAAATTTGCATacacagtcaatcccttacctttcTCTAAAAgcgcaaagtttcaaaaagtttaatgaatagaagattgttggggggcggaatagatctggacaaggagaagaagtctggagataaatgtgaagCGAGGGAcatgcttttttgttaaaatatgtttgctgttgaagaaaaaaatccagaatacttaatgttgttttagttaaataaaacaatttaaatgtctgtcaggtGATCTTCtcttcctaatacagcatggcaagaaaatcctccaaatattatgattaacctgttgaattggagatagttcacctcccaatgacttcataaatatctgcttcagttacctttggtaaatgaaataaccaaacaatctttCATTTGCTTATATAGCTGTAAAAcaactgaaaagttttcaaaataaatcagtttaaaaatgtatagtgtgtactttctaaaaatgaaacctacatctatctctgagttgggAAGAACATGTATTAAGGTTAtaccaaccaacaagaatgcacttttatgtagaaatccatgattaaattgagtcttcctgactagtgatttaaatcaaatccacctgTTCCTAGACCAGTCCATCAACATCCAGGCTAGACATAGCTTCTCTTCTTCCAGAATACTAAAGCAGATCAGGATCACTGGGCCCCTGCCAACCTGGGAGGTACATCAACCGCATGAGTCTACATGActaggggttggggggggggggaggagttccACCTGCGCCACTCCACTGACAACTGCAGAGGCATCAAAGCCAAAGCAGGATTTGGTCTTGATGCCCTGTAGGAGATGTGATGTGGTGCTGGGTACTTGGCTATTCCCAGCTTGGTTAACTGAACAGACGCAGGGAAGAGGCAGCACTGGAGAGGCTGGTTTCCTCCAGGGAGGCTATGGTAACTCAGCAAGAGGGAGCCATTGTGCAATTACTAAACATTTATTGGCTGGTCATTTCAGAGTAGGGTCACTACACACGTTTAGTGATTGTTCCACAGAGCAATTCACTGAAGCCGCCACTTACCATATTCAACTGTCCACCCCCTCACAACATCCGATCTGAGGGAGTCCATACACAAACAGCAAGTGggggctgtcaaggctgtatccccactttgaactttagggtacaaatgtaggggcctgcatgaaaacttctaagcttaactatcagcttaggtctggttcgctgccaccatcccaatggattccctcccctgggaagccttgagaaacctttcaccaattccctggtgaatacagatccaaaccccttggatctacaacaaggaaaaaaaaatcaatcaggttcttaaaaagaaggtttttaattaaagaaaaaggtaaaaatctctgtaaaatcagtatggaaaataactttacagggtaatcaaacttaaagagctcagaggactcccctctagtcttaggttcaaagtatagcaaacaaagaaacactctagtaaaaggtacatttacaagttgagaaaaagtaaaactaagacgccctgcctggctatttacttacaagtttgaaataggagagacttgtttagaaagatgtggagaacctggattgatgtctggtccctctcggtcccaagagcgaacgcacGCCCAcacagagcacaaacaaaagccttacccccctctctcccccaagatttgaaagtatcttgtccccttattggtcctttggtcagatgccagccaggttacctgagcttcttaaccctttacagggaaaaggattttggagtctctggccaggagggattttatagtactgtacacaggacagctgttacccttccctttatagttatgacaggggctCTGGATTattcctctccagcccctcccttccACACAGATCTACTTCTTCTGGTTGCTCCATTTGGCCATCCTGTTGTTGACGGGAGTCTTCATGAAGCGGCTAGAGCTCATGTAGGCTGCGACCTTCTCcagggcctgggatgggggggggggaggggaagagaaaggagagagcAGAGGAAGAGCCCTGAGGAGAGGGGAGACAGTGCTTCCCAAACCACCTCACAAGACAGCCTCAACCCCCTGAAACATGAACATGAAGCCTCTTCTGGGCCACACCAAAGGGAGTCCCCCACATCCCCCGGTCAGGAGTCTGATCAGTGTGATGTCTAGCAAGTCCCTGAGGAACCAGTTATACCTGCTGGCATGGTGGGATGTTTTCTGCCCTACTTCCTTTGTGCTGCTCAAGGAGTGGCCACACCCTCAACTAGCTAGGGTTTCCCCCAGCACTGAATAGTGGTGACCCCCTGAGTGCAAAGTTGGCTCCTGTACCTCCTCCCTACAGTCCCCAGGGAGGGAGTGGCCAGAGCACATCCTCAGTTGTAATATAATCCTTTAGGGACTGTTGCCTCCTGCCACAGGTTAGAGCAGCCCCATTGCTGCTCTCTGCTCTCTGCTCTGGCCCAGGCCAAAGTTAGGAATCCATAACCAGCTCCCGGATACTACCTTGTACCTTGGCAGACTGGATTGGGGCAATGGGCCAGTCTCCACATACAAGGACACTCTCTTGCTTCACTGAAGCTAtggcaggagtcaggctgggatAATATCGAAAACTACTAATGGCAAGTATGGCTTTTGCTTCCTTTCTGTCCCAGCACCTATTTCCACCTGGAACCAGTGCCTGCCACTTCAGCCATTTCCACAGCAGCTCATGGCCAACAACATACAGAGCAAGGACAAAGTAAAACAGGAGCAAGTGTACTTTGGGAATCCCAAGAGACATTGCTTAGGAGGGCTCACAGGATAGGAGTGTCCCATCCCAGCTTGCCAATGCCACCTGAAGAGTGTCTGCCAAGATCACCAAGCAAGCAGGGCACCAAGATGTGGCTACCTCTCCATTAGAGAAGGAGGTAGCCAGTCCCTCAGAGGCCAGCAGAGAGCCCATCAGATACATGGCCAAGGAGAGAGACGACTCTCTCTCAGAGGAaggcctcagtcagggctgaAGCAAATCTACAGGGCACTGGAAGGGGAAAAACCTGTGTGGTTACAGAGCAAAGACTACTTCACTCCCTCCGGAGTTGTCTGCCCTACTGGTGCCAGAGGGGGGCAGTCTGACATCTCCATTACCACCAGAAGCACTAACAAGTACTTGTTAGCAATAGCTCTGGCAGCTGCTGTATCTGTTAGCAAATGAAATTCTTTGCCTGTTGCCCAGTTCTCTGCAAAGGAGTTAATGTTTGCAGCTGGGCTGTCCCTGGATAACCAGAGCAGTGCATTACAGGAATCAGGGCAAACCTCACCTCAAAGCGGTCAAGAAAATCCTTCAGGTTTTGGAACTGATCCAGGCACTTGGGCTCAAACATGCGGTTCTGGTCCAGGATGTCATACATGACAAAGTCAACAAAAGTGAtctggagagagaagagagagagaagtgacaCAGGGCAGTGGAGTCTGttcccatgcccctcccccaatcacacccccaccatGTACCTTTTCCCCAGCAAACCACTTCCTCTTCCCCAGGAACTGAGAGAACAGCTTCAGCTTCCCAGGCAACTGCTCCAAGTAGCCAGACTTCAGTTTCTCCTGCAGAGAGGAAGAGGGAAAGTTTTCAGAGACAGCTGTGGATTAGACCAAGGCAACCCTGTGCCCACCCAATGTACAGTAAATTCTTGTAGTGGGAAGGGCACCTGGAGTTTGCCATTGTCATAATAGGGATCTAAGGGTGAGCAGTATCATGTTTTAGGGCAGGTCACCTGTGAgggccaggaaggaattcccccgGTACAGCATTATGCAAGTGACTCAGACCATTATTCACCTGCCCCTGAAGGATTAAGTATTGAGCCAGAAGCAGAATACCAGCTAAATGGACCCAATCTAGTATGGAAAATGCTGTGTGTGCCAATAGCATAGTATTGGAGTGGGATTTGtcctgaaatcaacaaggtcTTGTTGCAGCCCCCAGGACAGCATGGATGAACTCACAAAGTCAGGATTGTAGCAGATCATTACAAGGCTCATACGGAAATCCATGGCCTGGTTCTCCAGCATGTCCACTCGCAGCATCTCCTCCTCCGTCTCGCCACCTGGGAGACACAACAAATGTCAGAGTGCTCACCGGCAGCCACCCAGCCAAATCCCAGCCCCTTGATCATTAGTGAGGCCCAGACCTCCCCCCACCGATACTCACACAACTTGTGCTTGCGCGCAATGTACCGGAGGATGGCATTGCTCTGCGTGAGCTTGTTCTTGCCATCGATGAGGTAGGGCAGCTGGAAGGGCAATCAGAGGCAAGGTTAGTAAGCAAGCTCTTCCCACTTCTCCGgctcccacactcccccctccctgctacTTCTGCACAAGAACCCCACCGATACCCCAGCATTGGTCCCCACCCAGAATCCATCTTAATCAGTGAAACTCCCAAACCCACCACACCCCAAGGAAGGAcctgcctgcccacccacccAGAGTAACTCTACATACATTTGGgaaatccagtcccagcttctcctTCTCCTTAATCCACTGGCTTTTGTCATAGTCCGGAGCTGGAAGGAGAACAGAGAGGGTAGATCCCAGGCCAATGCCAACACATCCACCTAATCCCTCCCCCTAGCATCTTGGGGCAGCATGGCACACACTTGTGGTGCAGATTCTCCATGGTGCTGACCAACATCAGCTCACTGAAGGCGGAGAACATACCAGGGGctcagcactcttgaaaatcaggtcctaagtCAAAGAGGGCCTGAGCCGGAATCTTTCCAGGCCAGCTCTCTCCCAGTCATCAAGTAGCCATGTCTACACAAGAAGGCTGCTTTGGTTTAAATTAAGGTGAAATTTCTAACCTGGTGaaggttaaactggtgcaaaaagcTGTGTGGCTCCCCTTTACTCTGGTTTTAAGTCATGCTAAAATGAAATACACCTAACTATAAGCCTGGtctgaactgaaataaaaaaggtCTACACAGCCCTTCACACCAGTATAGCtaagccagtttaaaaaaaaactgcaccCTAACTTAAAACAGGTGCAGCTTTCTTTAGAACAGGTACACCGTTTCAGGACCTGTTGTAATTTGAGTCGGCTGCCAATTAACTTGAGTCCACCCTGTTAAATTATTGACAGAGTTGTAAATAATAAACTCAAAGTCCACTGTCAGCCAATTCAACTTGCAGTGTGTCCAAAAACTCTGGCCTGGATAACACCAGAGAGCTGTAACCAGTGTGGAACTACACCTGCTGGGAATACAGGTTAAAAGAGCCTACACCAGGTAAGAGGAAATAAGCCTTCTTGGTTTCTAGAGGGCAGTGTTGAGTACAAAACCTCTCAGTGTACTGGGACTTTATTTGGCCAATAAGAGCAGTGATCCATGCACACTTACTGCCCCCTCAGGTGAGATGGGGCAGTCCCATCAGCTCACCACAACCCTCTGCAACATGTTAGGGCACAATGCAGGGTGTTCTCAATCTAGTTGGTCTTCCTCTGCAGTTTCAGCTTGGCAGAATGTGGTGACAAGAGTTAGAATTTGGCCAGGCCATGAGAACACCAACAGTGTTTTCATACCAAGAGAAAGTGTCCTTACCACAAGTTAAAATCCTAATGACCACAGACATGGCCGTTGTAGTTTTAACTCAATCTGTTGACcaaagactagaggggagtctgGTGTTTAAGTCTACCTGCTACCTTACATTAGAACTACAACTGCCTTAACCAGGAAGTTAAGGCAACTAGAATTAGCCAGCCCAGGCGAACACGTTTTGCAGGGTGACATACCCTAAATTACTACTGGTGCTCAGCAGAGCACTCGGGGGTAATGACCCAGCTTCACTGTTCACCCTGGAGGTCAGCAGTACCAAGTTCTGTCCCACCCCTGAAGAGTGAACCAACCCAACGTCACTTCCCCTGATCCTACATGATCCCAACCTAAGATTGTATTGCTGCATGCAACAGATGATAAGCAGTAGCATAGACTACAGCTGATAGATGCTATTAGAGCTACATGCAATGAGGATGTCAGAACATatacactgtgacaaagttcctcctctatcttggtgggtcctgcacttattgatgtattttcttgcctcagagattcaccatgtgggttgggggaacagcccagagaccttcccctctggtagaacccacagtccaggtcaattgggtggtttggggggaacccagtcccaccctcggctccaggttccagcccagggccctgtggactgcagctgtctcgagtgcctcctggaacagctgcatgacagctacaattccctgggctacttccccatggcctcctcccaacaccttcttctTGATGTCTGTTAATGCttatactcctcagtcctccagcagcacatcctctcacttcccagctccttacacccacaccacaaactgaagtgagctcctttttaaacccaggtgccctgattagcctgccttaattgattctagcagcttcttgattggctgcaggtgttctaatcagcctgtctgctttaattgtttccagaaagttcctgattgttctggaaccttccctgttaccttacccagggaaaagagacCTACTTAATTTGGGGcgaatatatctgccttctatcactctcctgtagccatctggcctgaccctgtcacaacaCCTAACCGCTTGGTGCAGGATAAAATGGGGGGCTTCTCCATGGTAGCAATAGCCTAAGCCACTGGTAACAAGTGTTTAGATGCTGAACTGCCTCACAAGAGCAGCAAAGATATTTGGGGAGGTCATCTGGAGCAGTTCCCTTTATGCTGAAAGCACTCAGGCACCAAGAGAATCCAGAGCACATGCCAGGGATGGAGGATTAAAAACCCAAGCTAACAAGCATGCAACTTTCTTGTGAGTTTGTTATGGGAAAATGTTCCTTGCAACAGGTAGTTTTCTAGCTGTCTTTAAAGACAGACTATTAGCACACTCACTAAATTAGATTCTAGAGAGTGCAGTGGGATTTGCTGAGAGCTAGGAGCAGGTGTTTGAGGAGACTGGTAAGACAGGACACA encodes:
- the LOC101936990 gene encoding glutathione S-transferase Mu 1-like; this translates as MPVVLGYWDIRGLAHSIRLLLEYTGTAYEDKMYSCGEAPDYDKSQWIKEKEKLGLDFPNLPYLIDGKNKLTQSNAILRYIARKHKLCGETEEEMLRVDMLENQAMDFRMSLVMICYNPDFEKLKSGYLEQLPGKLKLFSQFLGKRKWFAGEKITFVDFVMYDILDQNRMFEPKCLDQFQNLKDFLDRFEALEKVAAYMSSSRFMKTPVNNRMAKWSNQKK